A genome region from Setaria italica strain Yugu1 chromosome III, Setaria_italica_v2.0, whole genome shotgun sequence includes the following:
- the LOC101783077 gene encoding H/ACA ribonucleoprotein complex non-core subunit NAF1 produces the protein MARHPKPPSPSPRPTPSDSDTGVGFDPVEEWLVDFDPAMSGELGSPAKVGSAEEGAAPHVPAPTATARADSVGEVSDGSAAPNSCEFGVKAEPVQVDESLRQAGDFCGGEIGEKAEMVSGGLDELLAPDQLLASGIGDLAVKEDVSEGAVAMEMAAAPADVEMNTAVSGGKVEQESSEEESESSEEEESSEASSSSEDEEQVDKKDEESSEASSSSDELELGAMKPGGAGEGNSLEALLEEGELMVGSDEEDEEPKGRSKSKHEVEVLPPVPKIEIKLEPHHQTLPVGTISAIMGERVIVEGSVQHNPLNEGSILWITESRMPLGIVDELFGPVKNPYYLVRYNSEEEIPAGISAGTSVSFVAEFADHILNMKELYAKGYDASADNDEQEDEPEFSDDEKEVEYKRSLRQARRQTDRQHEPKKHSGDKKRSQPRGGGFRKDMPPRNRDVPTPGQQSQPRFHHSDMAPAVAENTARSSGPQDAPMNAPTMLPPGPMNPPMPSPVHLANQMGGCFINPAQQFLPQQPNMVWPGGLPPPPNPNMGVDGAALAASIMQNLLAGANQFQQQLQNQNFGGFPNQMPMPFPQFMPQTRMPANQLPFGGGPPVGNYSFGAAPQMPMGLGNFCQPPPHMASGNRHEQGPRPGFPADSPGFPNQAQPHGDGAELSPPQFNSGQFNQGSPPFRGGRPQRGGRHSSGRGGGRGGRHRR, from the exons ATGGCGCGGCATCCTAAGCCCCCGTCTCCCTCCCCGCGCCCGACGCCCTCGGACTCCGACACCGGCGTCGGCTTCGACCCCGTCGAGGAGTGGCTCGTGGACTTCGACCCGGCCATGTCGGGCGAGCTGGGGAGCCCAGCCAAGGTCGGATCTGCCGAGGAGGGGGCGGCTCCTCACgtgccggcgccgacggcgacggcccgcGCCGACAGCGTTGGAGAGGTGTCGGATGGTTCGGCGGCGCCCAATAGCTGCGAGTTTGGTGTGAAGGCGGAGCCCGTCCAGGTGGACGAATCGCTCCGCCAGGCCGGGGATTTTTGCGGCGGCGAAATCGGAGAGAAGGCTGAGATGGTGAGCGGCGGATTGGACGAGCTGCTTGCCCCGGATCAGCTTCTGGCGTCAGGGATTGGTGATTTGGCTGTGAAAGAGGATGTCTCAGAGGGAGCGGTTGCTATGGAGATGGCTGCCGCCCCTGCTGATGTTGAGATGAATACCGCGGTGTCAGGCGGCAAGGTGGAGCAGGAAAGCAGCGAGGAAGAGTCGGAGAGTAGTGAAGAGGAGGAGTCGAGTGAGGCTTCCTCGAGCAGTGAGGATGAAGAACAGGTGGACAAGAAGGATGAGGAGTCGAGTGAAGCCTCATCAAGCAGCGACGAGTTAGAGCTAGGAGCCATGAAGCCTGGTGGTGCTGGTGAGGGCAATAGCTTGGAGGCCCTCCTCGAGGAGGGTGAATTGATGGTTGGGAGCGATGAAGAGGATGAGGAACCAAAGGGCCGCAGCAAGTCAAAACATGAAGTAGAG GTCCTTCCTCCAGTCCCAAAGATTGAAATAAAGTTGGAGCCACATCATCAGACTCTTCCAGTAGGGACTATCTCAGCT ATTATGGGTGAGAGAGTGATTGTTGAAGGATCAGTCCAACACAATCCCCTGAATGAGGGCTCCATTCTTTGGATAACGGAAAGCAGGATGCCCCTTGGTATTGTTGATGAGCTGTTTGGACCTGTAAAAAATCCGTACTATCTGGTGCGGTACAACTCTGAGGAAGAAATTCCTGCGGGGATCAGTGCAGGAACCAGTGTCTCTTTTGTAGCGGAGTTTGCTGATCACATTCTGAATATGAAGGAACTCTATGCAAAAGGTTATGATGCATCTGCAGACAATGATGAACAAGAAGATGAACCTGAATTCTCTGATGATGAGAAGGAGGTTGAGTACAAAAGGTCATTACGCCAAGCGAGAAGGCAGACTGATAGACAGCATGAGCCAAAGAAGCATTCTGGCGATAAGAAGAGATCACAACCCAGAGGTGGCGGCTTCCGGAAGGACATGCCACCAAGGAACCGGGATGTACCAACACCAGGTCAGCAGTCACAGCCCCGTTTCCACCACTCAGACATGGCTCCTGCAGTTGCTGAAAATACAGCACGCTCATCGGGGCCTCAAGACGCTCCTATGAATGCTCCAACCATGCTGCCGCCTGGCCCAATGAATCCCCCCATGCCATCGCCAGTTCATCTTGCAAATCAGATGGGTGGCTGCTTCATCAATCCAGCACAGCAGTTCTTGCCACAGCAGCCAAACATGGTTTGGCCTGGTGGGCTTCCTCCACCGCCCAATCCGAACATGGGGGTAGACggagccgccctcgccgccagcATCATGCAGAACCTCCTTGCTGGAGCAAACCAATTCCAGCAACAGCTGCAGAACCAGAACTTTGGTGGATTCCCGAACCAAATGCCTATGCCCTTCCCACAATTCATGCCCCAGACTAGAATGCCCGCAAATCAGTTGCCATTTGGTGGTGGACCTCCGGTGGGGAATTACTCGTTTGGTGCAGCACCTCAAATGCCTATGGGGCTAGGCAACTTCTGTCAACCACCTCCACACATGGCCTCTGGGAATAGGCACGAGCAGGGACCCCGTCCCGGATTCCCTGCTGACTCACCGGGATTCCCAAACCAAGCGCAACCccatggagatggagcagaGCTTTCACCTCCACAGTTCAATTCTGGGCAGTTTAATCAAGGGAGCCCGCCCTTCCGTGGTGGAAGGCCGCAGCGCGGTGGTCGGCATTCTTCAGGCAGAGGTGGTGGAAGAGGTGGCCGGCATCGCAGGTAG
- the LOC101783877 gene encoding probable 1-acyl-sn-glycerol-3-phosphate acyltransferase 5, translating into MECPSSTSSQGHHVNGKQSTDPPGPAILKNGPRHRPLTPIRRCRGVLCLVIMLLTAFMMMVYLSPITTFLVRLFSVHYSRKSTCFLFGMWLAMWPFLFEKVNKTRFIFSGESVPPKERVLLFANHRTEVDWMYLWDFALRKGRLQCIKYMLKKSLMKLPVFNWSFHLIEFIPVDRKWEIDEPIIRRRLSEFKNPRDPLWLAVFPEGTDYTEKKCIKSQEYAVEHGLPVLKNVLLPKTKGFNCCLQELRSSIDAVYDITIAYKHRLPTFLDNVYGIDPSEVHIHINSIQVSDIPTSEDEVAGWLVERFRLKDELLSKFSALGHFPNEGTEGDLSTLKCLVNFTAVVSVTGILTYLTLFSSVWFKVFVAFSCAFLTIVTCYSIHLPQLIGSPGLSSRAKYA; encoded by the exons ATGGAGTGTCCAAGTTCAACTAGTTCCCAAGGGCATCATGTTAATGGAAAGCAGAGCACTGATCCTCCTGGTCCTGCCATCTTGAAGAATGGACCAAGACACCGTCCACTGACCCCAATAAGACGATGCCGTGGAGTATTATGTTTGGTGATTATGCTATTAACAGCATTCATGATGATGGTTTACCTGTCCCCTATCACTACTTTCCTTGTACGGTTGTTCAGTGTGCATTACAGCAGAAAGTCAACATGTTTTCTGTTTGGTATGTGGTTAGCCATGTGGCCTTTTTTGTTTGAGAAGGTTAACAAGACCAGGTTTATTTTCTCTGGTGAAAGCGTGCCCCCAAAAGAGCGTGTGCTGTTGTTTGCTAACCACAGGACTGAAGTTGACTGGATGTACTTGTGGGATTTTGCACTGAGGAAAGGCCGCTTGCAGTGTATCAAGTATATGCTTAAGAAAAGCTTGATGAAGTTGCCTGTTTTTAACTGGTCATTTCACCTTATTGAGTTTATCCCGGTAGATCGGAAGTGGGAGATTGATGAGCCAATCATCCGAAGGAGGCTATCAGAATTTAAGAACCCTAGGGATCCCCTTTGGCTGGCAGTTTTTCCTGAAGGCACTGATTATAC TGAGAAGAAATGTATTAAAAGTCAAGAGTATGCAGTAGAGCATGGTTTGCCTGTTCTAAAAAATGTACTCCTTCCAAAGACAAAGGGATTCAATTGCTGTTTGCAAGAGCTGAGAAGTTCCATAGACGCTG TTTATGATATCACAATCGCATATAAACATCGTCTACCAACTTTTCTGGACAACGTCTATGGCATCGATCCTTCCGAAGTCCACATCCATATCAACAGCATCCAAGTCTCTGACATACCAACATCAGAAGACGaagtggctggctggctggtcGAGCGGTTCCGGCTGAAGGACGAGCTCCTGTCCAAATTTTCGGCACTAGGCCACTTCCCAAATGAAGGGACCGAAGGGGATCTGTCGACACTCAAGTGCCTTGTGAATTTCACAGCTGTGGTCAGCGTTACGGGCATCCTCACGTACCTTACCCTGTTTTCATCCGTGTGGTTCAAGGTTTTCGTAGCGTTTAGCTGTGCGTTTCTTACGATCGTGACCTGCTACTCTATACATCTGCCCCAGCTGATAGGTTCCCCTGGGTTGAGCTCCCGTGCGAAGTATGCTTGA
- the LOC101784551 gene encoding cyclic nucleotide-gated ion channel 4 — MSSDPSARSSPSSSAASPPNDARRRDQAGQATPPPGGEAIDTSGKSRRGRRRRVPWCPPGLGAAWPLDPRARWVRQWNRAYLLACAAGLMVDPLFLYTVSVSGPLMCLFLDGWLAAAVTALRCAVDAMHVWNIATQLRLTRGTAGSKRAEGSSGDEEQQAAAAAGEEEDDDEEGADEVARKLPAGARSKKASVLDLFVILPVMQVVVWVAAPAMIRAGLTTPVMTVLLVAFLLEYLPKIYHAVRFLRRMQGHSGYVFGTIWWGIVLNLMAYFVAAHAVGACWYLLGVQRASKCLKEQCQLQAAAGGCARSGAVVACAAPLYYGGSPSAAAAGHLGAGRLAWARNAPARATCLASSSGDGSGGYQYGAYKWTVMLVANPSRVERMLLPIFWGLMTLSTFGNLESTTEWLEIVFNILTITGGLILVTMLIGNIKVFLNATTSKKQAMHTRLRAVEWWMRRKGLPRGFRHRVRQFERQRWAATRGVDECQIVRDLPEGLRRDIKYHLCLDLVRQVPLFQHMDDLVLENICDRVKSLIFPKGETIVREGDVVRRMLFIVRGHLACSQALRNGATSSCTLGPGNFSGDELLSWCLRRPFRDRLPTASATLVTLESTEAFGLDAADVKYVTQHFRYTFANEKVRRSARYYSPGWRTWAAVAVQLAWRRYKHRKTLASLSFIRPRRPLSRCSSLGEEKLRLYTAILTSPKPNQDDDF; from the exons ATGTCAAGTGACCCCTCCGCGCGCtcgtcgccttcctcctccgccgcgtcgCCTCCCAATGACGCGCGGCGGAGAGACCAAGCAGGAcaggcgacgccgccgccaggggGAGAGGCGATCGACACCAGCGGCAAGagccgccggggccggcggcggcgcgtgcccTGGTGCCCCCCCGGCCTCGGCGCGGCGTGGCCGCTGGACCCGCGGGCGAGGTGGGTCCGGCAGTGGAACCGCGCCTACCTCCTGGCCTGCGCGGCGGGGCTCATGGTGGACCCGCTCTTCCTGTACACCGTGTCCGTGAGCGGCCCGCTCATGTGCCTCTTCCTCGACGGCTGGCTCGCCGCCGCTGTCACCGCGCTGCGCTGCGCGGTGGACGCCATGCACGTGTGGAACATCGCGACGCAGCTCCGCTTGACGCGGGGCACGGCGGGGAGCAAGCGCGCGGAGGGGAGCTCGGGCGACGaggagcagcaggcggcggcggccgcgggggaggaggaggacgacgacgaggagggcgCCGACGAGGTCGCGCGCAAGCTCCCGGCGGGCGCGAGGTCCAAGAAGGCCTCGGTGCTGGACTTGTTCGTCATCCTCCCCGTGATGCAG GTTGTGGTGTGGGTTGCGGCGCCGGCAATGATCCGCGCGGGGCTGACGACGCCGGTGATGACGGTGCTGCTGGTGGCGTTCCTGCTCGAGTACCTGCCCAAGATCTACCACGCCGTGCGCTTCCTCCGCCGGATGCAGGGCCACTCCGGCTACGTCTTCGGCACCATCTGGTGGGGCATCGTGCTCAACCTCATGGCCTACTTCGTCGCCGCCCAC GCCGTGGGCGCGTGCTGGTACCTGCTCGGGGTCCAGCGTGCCAGCAAATGCCTCAAGGAGCAGTGCCAGCTccaggcggcggccggggggtGCGCGCGcagcggcgcggtggtggccTGCGCAGCGCCGCTCTACTACGGCggctccccctccgccgccgcggcggggcacCTCGGCGCCGGCAGGCTCGCGTGGGCCCGAAACGCGCCGGCCCGTGCCACGTGCCtcgccagcagcagcggcgacggcagcggtgGCTACCAGTACGGCGCGTACAAGTGGACGGTGATGCTGGTGGCGAACCCGAGCCGGGTGGAGCGGATGCTGCTCCCCATCTTCTGGGGCCTGATGACACTCAGCACGTTCGGCAATCTGGAGAGCACGACGGAGTGGCTGGAGATCGTGTTCAACATCCTGACCATCACGGGCGGTCTGATCCTCGTCACCATGCTCATCGGCAACATCAAGGTGTTCCTGAACGCGACCACCTCCAAGAAGCAGGCGATGCACACGCGGCTCCGCGCCGTGGAGTGGTGGATGCGTCGCAAGGGCCTGCCCCGCGGGTTCCGGCACCGTGTGCGCCAGTTCGAGCGGCAGCGCTGGGCTGCCACCCGCGGCGTCGACGAGTGCCAGATCGTGCGCGACCTCcccgagggcctccgccgggaCATCAAGTACCACCTGTGCCTCGACCTCGTCCGGCAGGTCCCGCTCTTCCAGCACATGGACGACCTCGTCCTGGAGAACATCTGCGACAGGGTCAAGTCCCTCATCTTCCCCAAGGGGGAGACGATCGTGAGGGAGGGCGACGTGGTGCGGCGGATGCTGTTCATCGTGCGTGGCCACCTGGCGTGCAGCCAGGCGCTGCGGAACGGCGCGACGAGCAGCTGCACGCTGGGGCCCGGCAACTTCAGCGGCGACGAGCTGCTGTCGTGGTGCCTGCGCCGGCCGTTCCGGGACCGGCTGccgacggcgtcggcgacgcTGGTGACGCTGGAGAGCACGGAGGCGTTCGggctcgacgccgccgacgTCAAGTACGTGACGCAGCACTTCCGGTACACCTTCGCCAACGAAAAGGTGCGGCGCAGCGCCAGGTACTACTCGCCCGGGTGGCGCACCTGGGCTGCCGTCGCCGTGCAGCTGGCGTGGAGGAGGTACAAGCACCGCAAGACGCTCGCGTCGCTCTCCTTCATCCGCCCGCGGAGGCCGCTGTCGAGGTGCTCCTCGCTCGGGGAGGAGAAGCTACGGCTCTACACCGCCATCCTCACCTCGCCCAAGCCCAACCAAGACGACGACTTCTAG
- the LOC101783477 gene encoding uncharacterized protein LOC101783477: MASLQPTLLTPRPLCCCSHALLYPRFRKLPPRFSNGAYSTARPLDRSEFLGKGDKLAWRTAGRRRRRLGAAAAGRGPFFGGGGRRMGKGTGRVVGNLAFAAVLTYLAVTGQLRWVLDAIVSLWLLTILLPILALGAFFFFAGQDILQGDCPNCGKSFQILKSALKDGPQLCPYCTQPFSVQGNKFVRESARFSSGRGATATNGQVFNELFNRGMRGTAPSGTIVDIEAEVKDVE; encoded by the exons ATGGCCTCGCTCCAGCCTACTCTTCTCACTCCTCGCCCGCTCTGCTGCTGTTCGCACGCCTTGCTCTACCCAAGGTTCAGGAAATTGCCTCCGAGATTCTCAAATGGGGCCTATTCCACGGCGAGGCCGTTGGACCGGAGCGAGTTCTTGGGGAAAGGCGATAAGTTGGCTTGGAGaacggcggggaggcggcggcgtcggcttggcgccgccgcagccgggaGAGGCCCCTtctttggcggcggcgggaggcgcaTGGGCAAGGGCACGGGACGGGTCGTGGGGAacctcgccttcgccgccgtcTTGACGTACCTCGCCGTGACCGGCCAGCTCCGGTGGGTTCTTGACGCAATCGTCTCCCTCTGG CTCCTCACAATACTGCTGCCTATTCTGGCTCTGGGtgcatttttcttctttgcaGGACAAGACATACTCCAGGGCGAT TGTCCGAACTGTGGAAAAAGCTTCCAGATACTGAA GTCTGCTTTGAAGGATGGACCACAACTGTGTCCTTATTGCACTCAGCCTTTCTCTG TTCAGGGCAACAAATTTGTTAGAGAATCTGCTAGATTTTCATCTGGAAGGGGTGCTACTGCTACAAATGGACAGGTGTTCAATGAGTTATTCAACCGCGGAATGAGAG GGACGGCCCCTTCTGGAACAATTGTGGACATCGAGGCTGAAGTCAAGGATGTTGAATGA